Genomic DNA from Mycolicibacterium helvum:
GAGGTCACCACGACGCGATTGGTACCCAGGTACTGGGAGGCCAACGCCACTCCATCAGCGATCGGAACGCCGGCTCCGACAATGGAGTTCTCACCGAGGAATCCGTGGTCGGGATCGCTCAGCAAGGGGGAGCCGGCTCGGCCGCCGTTAACTCCGTTGCCGCGCTGCGCAATTTCGGCCATCAATGCTTCTGGGTCGGTGCCGCACGCCAAGGCCCAGCCGTGTCCTCGATAGGTCGACAGCACCCGATCTTGTTCCTGCAGAGCAGCAAGGGCTCCGACGGGAATGGCCTCCTGGCCAAGGCACAGATGGATTGAACCAGCGATGACGCCTTCACGGCCGAGATCGAGGATCTGTTCTTCGAACCGGCGGATGAGGGCCATCTGCCGATAGGCCTGCGCCGCAGAAAAAGGATGAGTACTCACAGTGGACTCCTGGGTGGTCGGTTCGGCCCGTTCTGGGCCGGCGGTTTCAGGCGAAGGTCAAGATGGCTCGACCGCGGACCCGGCCGTTGGCGAGGTCGGCGACGGCCTGGTTGATGTCCTGCAGTGCGTAGCGGTCGGTCACCAGCGCCTGCACGTCGATGTCACCGGCTTCGCACCATTGCGCCAGCATGGGAATCTCGCTGCCGATATCGGCCGGCACACCGAGGCTGGCCGTGGCTGTCTTCTGCCCGATCAGAAGGTCGCGCGCGGAAATGCCGACACCGGGGGCCGGCACGCCGACCACCACCAGCTGTCCACCCCGTGAGCTTCCGAGGATGCCGCGACGAACGGCCGACAACGCGGTATCTAACGTCGATTGCTTTGCGACGCAGTCGAAAACGAAATCGGCACCAGCGGGCTGGTCCGGCCGTGAGGTGAGATCGAGCAGTGCAGGCAGGGGATCGCTGTCGGCGGCGTTGACGGTGTGCGTCGCGCCGAAATCGCGGGCGAGGGCGAGCTTGTCCTGCGAGACATCGACGGCCACGATAAGCCCGGCCCGCGACCGGCGCGCCGCAGCGATCGCAGAAAGCCCGACGCCGCCTGCGCCCCAAACGATCACGCTGGCTCCGGCGGGCACCTGGGCCGTGCGCACCACCGCCGAAGCGCCAGTGAGCACAGCGCATCCCAGAACCGCTGCCGCGTCACTGGCCACGGCGTCGCTGATCCGCACGGCGTATCGCTGATCGACCAGGCTGTGGGTGCCCCAGGTGAACACCATTTCGTCGGTGGTGGCGTATTCACCGTTGCGCAGCGTCGCCCCAGCGCGCCAGGGGCTGCCCTGGCCCGGTCGCGGGACCCATGACACCGAGACCGCATCGCCAGGTTCGACGGCTACGACATCGGGGCCGACTGCCTCGACGATGCCGCATGCCTCATGGCCAAGAAAGTACGTCGTATCGCGGCGGGCACGGATCTCGTGTAACTGGCTGTGACAAACACCGGCGCCCAAGTTGCGGATCAGTACCTGACCCGGTCCTGGGTCAGGCAGATCGACGGTTTCGATGGCCAGGTCATTCGTGCCTGCGCGCAGCACGGCCGCGTGGGCTTCAGTGGGCATGTTCGGTGTCCCATCCCTTGGTGATGGCGGAATGCGGCCGAGATGCCGCCGCTCATCAGGCAGACTAGCATCGCATCAACATAAGATGTAATACATAAAATAGTGATGCCACAACGGTGCTGGAGTGGATAGCTGGGCGTTCCAATGCATCACTATTTTATGTCTTCCATAGCATTGTGAGGCGGTGATAGTGTGCCTGCTCACACCGCCGGATATCGTTTCGGTTGGCACTATCAGGTGAGGAAATAAACATGGTCACCGCCGGTCAAACATCGACGTCGTCACCACCGCGCAAGCTCATGGGCACGATGACCCTGGCCCTCATGGTGGTGGCGATGGCCTCGCCGGTCGGGGTGGTGGTGGGAACAGTTCCCCTCATGCTCGGTGTCGGTAACGGCATCGGCACACCGGGCGCCTTCGTTCTCGTCGGAGTTGTGCTGGTGATCTTCGCGTTCGGGTATGCAGCGATCGCGCAGGCCCTGCCCGCCGCCGGAGGCTTCTTCGGCTTCATCCGCGCCGGACTCGGAACCCGCGCCGGCGTTGCAGCAGGATTCGTCGCCACCACCGCTTACGCCGTCATCACAGTTTTCGTCGCCGCCCTGCTGTCCTATTTTGTGAGCACCTTTTTCCGCACGCGGCTCGGCCTTGGCTTGGACTGGTCCCTATGGGCGGTCGGGTTCGTCGCGATCGCCGCGGTGTTGATGTTCTTCGGCGTGAAGGAAAGTGCACTAGTCACCGCATGTTTTCTGACTGTCGAATTCATCATTCTCGGTGCGTTGGCCATCGCCGTGGTGATCCGGCAGGGCCCGTCTGCATTTCCCTTGGCCAGCTTCTCGCCGGCCCAGATCTTCAGCGGATCTCCTGGATTCGCGCTCGCGCTGGCGTTTTTGTGTTTCGTCGGCTTCGAGGTCACCGCGGTGTTTACCAACCACGTCCGGCGCCCGGAGAAAACCATCGGCCGTGCCACCATGATCGGTGTCATCATCTTGTTCACTGTCTTTGCGACCGGTGCCTGGGTGGTCTTGGCGGGCGTGGGTGCGGACAAAGCGATCACCATCGCCCAGGGGCCTGATTCGGGACAGTTGGTACCCATGGTCGCCAGCGCCAACCTCGGGTCGTGGATGGGCCTGACTTTCGAAATCGTCCTGATGACGAGCCTTTTCGCCACATTGATCGTGGTATTCAACACCACGGCGCAGTACGCCCTGAACATGTCGCGCACGCTGGCGCCCTCGTGGCGTCTGGCCCGGGTTCATCCGAAGCACGGCTCGCCGGCCAATGCTGGCATCACGCTGGCCGTCATCCTGGCCGCGGTCCTGATCGGGTGCCGCATCGCTCAACTAGATCCGTACCTGCAGGTGGCGGCGATCCTCGGAGTGCTGGGCTCGGTGGCGATCTTCGCCCTCGAGATCATGTGCGCGGTGGCCATCTTCGTCTTCTTCAGACGGAGCCATGACCGCCGGTGGTGGACGACCACCCTGTCGCCGCTAACCGCGGCGATCGCCCTCATCGTGTTCCTGGCGATCGTGCTGAGCAACTTCGCCGGACTGACAGGTTCCACGTCGGCGATCGTGGCGTGGTCACCGCTGATCTATGTCGTGGTCGCTGTCATCGGATGGTTTGTCGGGACGACGCATCCCGGCACGGGTGAAGATGGACTTCACCCCGCGTCCGAGGAGACGGCCACTGACAGCCACGTGAAGGAGTCCACCGATGCCCAGTAACAGCACTGACTACGCCCATCGGCAGAACGGCGTAGCGCCTGTTGGCACCCAAGCGCGACGGGAGGCTGCGGAGAAACTTGAGCAGTGGAAGACCCGTCGGGTGCGGGTCGAGTTCATCGACACCGACGGTCGGCTACGCGGCAAATACGTCACTGTGGACAAGGCGTTGTCGCTGGGCGGCATCGGGCTTCCCGAGTTCTTCTACGCGCTGAGCGTCGATGACGGCGCCTACGACGTCCCGATCGCCACCCCCGATCACGGGTTCCCCGACTTCTTCGCGCTGCCGGACTGGTCGACGCTGCGCCAAGCTCCGCTGGAAGACGGTGTGGCAGCGGTCATCTGCGATGTTCAGACTAAAGCCGGTCAGCCGGTGCAGTTCGACGGTCGCTCCGCGCTGCGGCGCACCTGTACCCGATTGGCTGAGGCGGGATTCGACGCCCTGATCGGGGTCGAGTTGGAGTTCTATCTCTATCGCGTCGAAGATGCCCAGACCGCCCGCCCCGAACAGCTGCCTGGCCGTTTACGTCCGGTAGGGCACACCCGCCAGACCCTCAGCGTCCATCGCTGGCCCGATCATGGCGAGTTCATCACCGAACTCGATGCTGTCCTGTGCGCCTACGGCATCGAAGTCGAAGCATTCTCCACTGAACTCGGCTACGGGATGCTGGAAGCCGCGTTGTCGCCGGTGCCGCCACTGCAGGCTGCCGACAACGCCGCGCGTTTCAAACAGGCCTGCAAGGACGTAGCGCGACGCCACGGCATGATCGCCAGCTTCGTGGCCAAGCCCGATATGCAGCAGGAAGGCGTCGGCGCCCACTTGCATCAGAGCTTGTTGCGGGACGGCAGCAACGTCTTCTGCCCCGAGGACGGCACAAGTACAGGAATGTCGGAGTTGTTCCGTCACTACGTGGGCGGCGTTGTGGCCACCG
This window encodes:
- a CDS encoding APC family permease — protein: MVTAGQTSTSSPPRKLMGTMTLALMVVAMASPVGVVVGTVPLMLGVGNGIGTPGAFVLVGVVLVIFAFGYAAIAQALPAAGGFFGFIRAGLGTRAGVAAGFVATTAYAVITVFVAALLSYFVSTFFRTRLGLGLDWSLWAVGFVAIAAVLMFFGVKESALVTACFLTVEFIILGALAIAVVIRQGPSAFPLASFSPAQIFSGSPGFALALAFLCFVGFEVTAVFTNHVRRPEKTIGRATMIGVIILFTVFATGAWVVLAGVGADKAITIAQGPDSGQLVPMVASANLGSWMGLTFEIVLMTSLFATLIVVFNTTAQYALNMSRTLAPSWRLARVHPKHGSPANAGITLAVILAAVLIGCRIAQLDPYLQVAAILGVLGSVAIFALEIMCAVAIFVFFRRSHDRRWWTTTLSPLTAAIALIVFLAIVLSNFAGLTGSTSAIVAWSPLIYVVVAVIGWFVGTTHPGTGEDGLHPASEETATDSHVKESTDAQ
- a CDS encoding zinc-binding dehydrogenase is translated as MPTEAHAAVLRAGTNDLAIETVDLPDPGPGQVLIRNLGAGVCHSQLHEIRARRDTTYFLGHEACGIVEAVGPDVVAVEPGDAVSVSWVPRPGQGSPWRAGATLRNGEYATTDEMVFTWGTHSLVDQRYAVRISDAVASDAAAVLGCAVLTGASAVVRTAQVPAGASVIVWGAGGVGLSAIAAARRSRAGLIVAVDVSQDKLALARDFGATHTVNAADSDPLPALLDLTSRPDQPAGADFVFDCVAKQSTLDTALSAVRRGILGSSRGGQLVVVGVPAPGVGISARDLLIGQKTATASLGVPADIGSEIPMLAQWCEAGDIDVQALVTDRYALQDINQAVADLANGRVRGRAILTFA
- a CDS encoding glutamine synthetase family protein; the protein is MPSNSTDYAHRQNGVAPVGTQARREAAEKLEQWKTRRVRVEFIDTDGRLRGKYVTVDKALSLGGIGLPEFFYALSVDDGAYDVPIATPDHGFPDFFALPDWSTLRQAPLEDGVAAVICDVQTKAGQPVQFDGRSALRRTCTRLAEAGFDALIGVELEFYLYRVEDAQTARPEQLPGRLRPVGHTRQTLSVHRWPDHGEFITELDAVLCAYGIEVEAFSTELGYGMLEAALSPVPPLQAADNAARFKQACKDVARRHGMIASFVAKPDMQQEGVGAHLHQSLLRDGSNVFCPEDGTSTGMSELFRHYVGGVVATAGEVSVFQCPYANSYRRLDPKFFAPVNISWGIDNRAACLRVITDSRSATRLEHRRGGADFHPYLSIAASLDGGLHGILHRIEPPQASTGAAYADTQARLFPATLREAAAALDNSALARLWYGDDFVDHYAASRVSEASTYESLRDGYVPEWELARYLEVT